From the Eleutherodactylus coqui strain aEleCoq1 chromosome 7, aEleCoq1.hap1, whole genome shotgun sequence genome, one window contains:
- the LOC136573356 gene encoding protein S100-A12-like produces the protein MNHLESAFSFVINVFNGYAKGGNNESLSKLEFERLIREEMPETLENAKDKAFVDKLVKDLDENGDEVDFRGYMKFVAEMTVRRFEEMH, from the exons ATGAACCATCTGGAGAGTGCATTCTCTTTTGTCATTAACGTCTTTAACGGATATGCCAAAGGCGGCAATAACGAATCTTTAAGCAAATTGGAGTTCGAGAGATTGATAAGGGAGGAAATGCCCGAGACCCTGGAG aacgCGAAAGACAAGGCTTTTGTTGACAAACTCGTAAAGGATCTGGATGAAAATGGAGACGAAGTGGATTTTCGGGGATATATGAAATTTGTTGCAGAGATGACAGTCAGGAGATTTGAAGAGATGCATTAG